Within the Acidobacteriota bacterium genome, the region CTGCGTGGCAAAGGGGCCCCATCCTTGAGAGCAGCCCAACGGGGAGACCAGTTCGTGGAAGTGAGGGTGGTGGTTCCCAAGATCGCGGATGAGCGCAGCAAGGAACTCCTGCGGGAGTTGGCACAACTCAATCCTGGCGATCCCCGAACCGGTCTGGCACAGTACTGAACAACCAATCCAGCCAGACTGTCGTGGCCCCGGACGTGGAGGCGGACCACATGAAGAAACATCGCAAGAGGGTCTATACTATCAGCAACGTCGCCGCGGCCTACGACATTCATCCACAGACACTGCGACTCTATGAGAAGCATGGCCTGCTGAAGCCTTCGCGCTCGCAGGGAAATACCAGGCTCTACTCCGAGCGGGATCTGCACAGACTGGAGTTGATCTTGAACCTGACCCGTGAACTGGGAGTCAACCTGGCAGGAGTTGAAATCATTCTCAACATGCGGGCCAAAATGGAAAAAATGCAGCAAGAGGTGAGGGAATTCCTGCAGGTCATCGGGTCTGAATTGGCCGAGCAATCCCCGCGTTTCGATTCCAAAGCGGAAAACGCCCTGGTGCGAACGGCGCCGTCCAAAATCATACGCCTGGACAGGAGATAGCCCAGTGGAAGCCGTGTCTGAATGCCCGGAATGCGGCGGCAGCGGTTGGAAGAGGATGGATCAGGCCGGACGGCGGGGTGTGGCTCGTTGTCCCTGCCGCGAGCAGAGCAAGATGCAGCAGTTGATCGAGGCAGCCCGCATCCCGCCCCGCTATCAGGAGTGCAGGTTCGAGAGCTTTTTTCCGCACCGCAAACACCCCACACTAGGCAAGGCCAAGACAATGGCCTCTCGCTTCGTCGAGGATTATCCCGTGGTGGACTGCGGACTTCTCATCCTGGGCGACTGCGGGGTCGGAAAGACCCACCTGGCCGTGTCGATCATCCGCGCTCTGATGCTTCGCTACGGAACCTGGTGTGTTTTCTACGACTTCCGGGAACTGCTCAAGCAGATCCAAAGCTCCTTCAACCCTGTATCAGGGACCACCGAATGGCAAATTCTCGAACCCGTGCTGCAATGCGATGTCCTGCTTCTGGACGACCTGGGGGCCGAACGTCCCACCGACTGGGTTCGAGACACCTTCGCTTACATCATCAACCACCGCTACAACCAGAAGCGCACCACTCTCATCACGTCGAATTTCAAGGACGGAGAATCCAAAATTCGGAAGCTCAGTGACGGGAGTGTAGTGGCCGGTCAGGAAACGCTCGCAGAACGCATCGGTGATCGCTTGCGTTCCCGTCTCTATGAGATGTGCAAAGTGATCAGGATTTCGGCAAACGACTTTCGAGTCGAAATAAAGCAGGCTCAATACAAGTGATGAATTGCTGATTGCTGATCGGGTGAAGGAACCGCTGATCGTGCTGCAGACCCATAATCCACAATCAAGGGAGCCCATTGCAAAATTCGGCAGCGGGAGGATTGCCGGGAATGGCCACAAAAGGCATTAGAACACCATTTGTGCCTGTTGTGCTTTTTGGGGTTAAACAGCGTTTTTCACCAGGTCGCAACCGATATTGAAAATGGCAGAACCTCTGGTTTGCCGGCAAGATGACCTGCCCCGATGCGAATTTGCAATCAGCTCGATGATCGACATTTCCAGCGATTTTTTCGTCTCAAGAGATCCAGGGTTGAAGCAGACCTAGAACCTACGTGACCATTCCCGGGGCCAGCGCTCAATGACCACCTTCTTCTCGGTATAAAATTCCACCGCGTCACGACCCTGGCCGTGAAGGACTCCCAGAAAGCTGTCCTTCCAACCGCTGAACGGGAAGTAGGCCATGGGAGCAGCCACTCCGATATTGACCCCCACATTCCCCACCGGTACTTCATATCGGAATTTGCGGGCGGCGGCACCACTGCCGGTAAAGATGGAGGCAGCGTTCCCGTAGGGGTTGCCGGCCACAACTTCAATAGCATCTTCGACGCTGTCCACGTGGAAAAGGCTGAGCACCGGTCCGAAGATCTCGGTTCGGGATGTCTCGCTCCCCGGCGGCACCCCATCCAGAATGGTTGGCGACACGAAAAATCCCCGTTCATAGTTGGGAATGCTGGGGTTTCGCCCATCCACCAGCACCTCGGCGCCCTCTGAGGCGCCTCGCCCGATGGCACCCTCAATCCGTTGCTGGCTCTCCCGACTCACGACCGGTCCCATCTGAACCCCTTCCTCCAGGCCGTAGCCAACTCTGATGGACCGGGCCATCTCGGCCACCGAGCGGGTAAAGGGCTCACGCGCCTCCCCTACGGTGACTGCCGCGGATACGGCCAAACATCGCTGCCCCGCGCACCCGAAGGCGCTGTCGCTGACGATCTGTGTCGTGGTCGGCATATCGGCGTCCGGCAGGACCACCACGTGGTTTTTGGCACCTCCCTGACACTGCACCCTCTTGCCCTGGGCGGCACCTCTGCCGTAGACATGCCTGGCAACCGCCGTCGATCCCACAAAGCTGATCGCACGCACCTCGGGATGGTCAATGAGGGCATCCACCACCTCACGGTTCCCGTTGAGCAGGTTCACAACTCCTGGCGGGAGGTGGAGCTGCTCCAGCAACTCGAACACCCGCCGCATCGTCAACGGCACGCGCTCGGACGGTTTCAGCACGAAGGTATTGCCGCAGGCCAGCGCGTAAGGCAGGAACCACAAGGGAATCATGGAGGGAAAGTTGAAGGGCGTGACGGCCGCCACCACCCCCAGCGGCTGGCGAATCATGATTTCATCGATGCCGCGGGCAACGTCCTCCAGGTTGTAACCCTGCATCAGCGTGGGAATCCCGCAGGCAACCTCCACGTTTTCGATGCCTCGCCTCAGTTCTCCGCGAGACTCGGCCAGTGTCTTGCCGTGCTCCCGGGTGGTGAGCCGCGCGATCTCCTCAAAATGCTCCTCCAGCAGCTGCTTGAACTTGAACAGGTACTGAACACGCTCTCCCGGAGGGGTGCGCCTCCAGCCGGGAAATGCCCTGGCGGCCGCATCCACCACCCGGGACACGTCGCCGGCATCTCCAAGGGGATTGTGGGCGAGTTTCTCCCCCGTGGCCGGGTTGACAATTTTCAGGCTGTCCTTGCCGAGGGAATGGCTCCAGGCACCATTAAAGAAGTTCAATACTTCAATTGCTTCCGGCATCGCTCCACCACCCTTTCCGGAACCGTGGGATGTTCACATCCAAATTGGAAAAGCCCAGGCTACTTGAGCCGGGTGCAAGATTCTTCGTGCAGCGCTGGTTCCCTATTCCACCACAACTTGCTACCTGGGGAATTTTGCAAAAGGCCGTTTGAGAAAAGGGGGACAGCGAGGGTTAATGCTTGACTCGAACTCTTCGGGTCCATATACTTGGTCGCCTGTCCCAAATTTCGAACCTAAACCAGGAACTTATGGCCCAGGTCACCACAAACAGCTTTGCCATCGGCGAAAAAGTCGTTTACCCCAACCATGGCGTCGGCGTCATCGAGCAAATTGACCGGCGCAGCATCTCCGGAAAACTGGAAGCCTTCTATCATCTCAAGATTGCAGCCAACAACATGATGGTGATGATCCCGGCAACCAACGCCACCGACGTCGGCTTGAGACGACTGATCAAGAAAGCGGAAGTTACCAAGGTTCTGAAACACTTGAAGAACACCAAGGTCAACAATGCCACTGACTGGAAAAACCGCTTCAAGGAGAATTCGGAGAAAATGCGGACAGGATGTATCTTCCAGGTGGCCGACGTCCTCAAGAGTCTCTCCCTGCTGAGCGTCAACCGAATACTATCCTTCCGCGAAAAGAAAATGCTCGACCGCGCCCGGCAACTCATCGTCAGCGAGTTGGCAACGGTTTCCGACGTCTCCGAAGATCAGGCCCAACAACTCATCGACGGAGCTTTGATTCAGGCCTAGGTGGTTCGGACTCCACTTTCCCCCGCAGCAAATTCCTCCTTAAGCACAGACATCATCAGCGTATCGGCGTATCCTCGGCCGACGTAGCGGTCTTTGCGCAACAGGCCTTCGGACTGGAACCCGCACTTGCGGTAGACGCGAATGGCCGCGTCGTGATTGGAGGCAACTCTCAGATAGATTCTCTGGAGACTCATCTCCTCAAAGCCCCGCCTCAGCATTTCCTGCACGGCCCAGGTGCCGTATCCTCGATTCCAGTACTCCCTCTCCCCGATCATCACGGCCAGTTCGGCCTTGCGGTCGACCCAGCGGATGGCGTGCAAACCGACGGAGCCGATCGGGCGACCCTCACGCGTCTCGATGGCAAAGACTCTCTCGGTGTGACTCCGGGACAACTCCTCCAGCCATCGGTATCCATCGCTACCGGAGGCCGGGTAAGCAACCGCCTGCGACAGGTAAAGCGTGACGGCGGCATCGTTTACCCAGCGGATCAGAGAGTCGATATCCCCCGGTTCCAGCGCCCTCAGTCTTGCTTCCAAGGGTTCTGCTTGCCGGGACGGAACATCGTTCCGACTACATGTCCTTGAACAGGCAGTTTCCATCTGCATCGGGTCTCCCCGCCCCATATCCGCTTCACCCTCCCATGCGGGAATCCAAACAGACCGCAGAATCCGGCTTCCCTTCGGGAAGGGACTCAGGTCTCCAATTCCACGTTCCAGTAGAGGTAATCGCGCCAGGTGTCGGGAGCATTCCTGAAAACAAGAGTAAGGTTGAGGTTTGGCACCCACTCAGGCTCCGACGGCTTCCGAATCAAGCGCATGCCGGCCTCTTCCGGAGTTCTTCCTCCCTTTTTGCGATTGCAAGCGATGCAGGCTGTCACGATGTTGTCCCAACTCTTCCCCCCACCGCGCGACACCGGTATCACATGGTCGAAGGTCAGTTCATCCCCGCGACGGGCGCTGCCACAATATTGGCAGCGGTGTCTGTCCCGAGCATAAATATTCGCCCTGGAAAACTTGATCATGCGGCTCTTCTTGACCTTGACATAGCGCAGGAGCCGAAGTACCGACGGCAACTTGACGGAGAAGGTCACGCTGCGAATCTCACGGGAGTACTCCTCGATCACCTCCACCTTGCCGGCAAACAGCAGGGTGATGGCTCTCTGCCAGCTAATGACCCGCAGCGGCTCAAAGGACGAGTTCAGCAGAAGGGTACTTTCCATGTCTCGGTAACTCCGGCCCGCCCTGGCCCTGGCCCAGCGTCGGCCCACACCCGGTTAAAGGTAAAAAAAAACCGACACGACTTGAAAAATCACAAGCGGCCGGTCAGGACATCTCTCGATAGCGAATCAGAGTCCAGCGCCGGGTATCCACACATCCTTGTGGTTGGTCAGGTATACCGTAAGAAAACGTCGATCGATCAAGAATCTCATGAGTCGTTGCCCTAATCAGGACCCTGTCAAGGTGTTTGAATTATCTATAGCCGATGGGTTTTGTCAAGCGGGCCGAATTGATTGACAGTGCCAACGGGGTTCCATTATGTTAGCCGGAATCGGGCGCGTAGCTCAGTTGGTACGAGCGCTACCTTGACACGGTAGAGGTCATCGGTTCGATCCCGGTCGCGCCCACCACCTCCCTGCCACCATGAAACAGAAACTGGCCATTCTGGGCGGTGATCCCGCCATGCCGGAGGGGATCGAACGAGCCCGTTGGCCGCGCTACAGTCAAGCGGAACTCGATGAGCTGTGCCGGGTCCTGAGAGAAGAGCAGCTTGGCGGATGCGACGCGCCCCAGATTGCCGCACTGGAGCAGGAGTGGTCGCAGCGCATGGACATTCCCTATTGTTGTGCGGTCGGCGCCGGTTCCGACGCCCTGCACATGGCGCTGTGGGCCGCCGGCGTCGGTCCCGGCGATGAAGTTCTGGTCCCTGCCTATACCTTTCTATCGGGGGCGCTCACCGTCCTCCATCAAGGGGCGGTGCCCGTGTTCGTGGATGTCCATCCCGACTCCTGCAACATGGATCCGGCACAGATCGAGCGGCACATCACCTCCAGAACCAAGGCCATCCTGCCTGTCCACCTTTCGGGGCTGCCGGCCGACATGGACGAGATCAACGCCGTCGCAAGACAACATGATCTGGCCGTGATTGAGGACGCCGCCCACGCTCCGGGGGCCACTTACAAGGGTCGGTCGGTCGGAAACCTGGGAGACGCAGCCGCCTTCAGCATCAACGCCATGAAGAATCTGCCGGCGGGCGAAGCCGGAATTTTCGCCACTCGACACCGGCACTTTTTCGAGCGGGTGGACGGCCTCTGGCTGCGGGTCCGTTTTCACAGGCCACGGGAGGAGCAAAAGTACCCGTTGGCGACCCTGGGCCACAACTATCGCTGCAGCGTGGTCTCGGCCGCCTTGGCTCGAGGCCAGTTGGCCCGGATCGACGAATTGAACGGAGAGAGACAAGCGCTGTGCGAGCGCCTGACCGGACAGATTCAGGACTTGCCGGGAGTGATCCCGCCGCGGGTTCCTCCGGACAGGAGTCACGCCTACCACCTCTATCGGGTGCGCTTCGACCCACGCGCTGCCGGTCTGGATCTGAAGCCTTCCGAATTCCGGGCCAAGGTCGTGGCAGCCCTGGGAGCGGAGGGGGTGCTATGCCGCTCCTGGATGAACTGGACCATTCCTTCCCTGCCCCTCTTCACCCGGCCGGAGGATTTTGAGGCCAACCATCCCTGGCGGCGACCCTGGCCCGCCGATCGTGTCTACGACCCCCGGGACTACCCGGAAGCCACCAGGTTGGTCGAGGAAACCTCACTGGTCATGGAAGCGCCCACCGCGGCCAGCCGCCAAGTCATCGATTTCATGGGAGAAGGGTTCCGCAAGGTCTTCTCCCGGATCGACGAGGTGGCCAAACTGCAACTGCCCGGTGAGCTGCTGGACGGAGGGGCGGCCAACCTCGACGAAATCCGGCGTTGGTTGGGCACCCCCCTGCCGGTGCAGCCAACCTGAGGAACCCGACATCGGTGGCGAATTCCCTGCGAGTCGGAATCATCGGAACCGGTCGTGCCGGACGTTGCCAGGCCAGGGCTTTTGAGCGCCTCCCGGACGTCGGCGTGACTGCCCTCTGGAACCGCACCCGGGCCAAGGCCGAGAGACTGGCCGCAGACCTGAAAGCCCCGGGATTGACAGTATTCGACGACTGGCGCCAAATGATCGACCGGAGCCGGGTCGATATCATCAGCATCGCCACCGATCCGGTTCTCCGCCTGGAACCTTTTGCCTACGCTCTTGCCAACGGACGCCACGTTCTGGTGGAAAAGCCACTAGCCTGGGACTTGCCGGAAGCCGAGGCCATGGCAAGGGCTGCCGGCGAGGCGGAAACGGTCACGGCCATCAGCTTCAACTGGCGTTATTCTCCGGCCTGTCTCACTTTGTGGCGGGCGCTCCGGGAAGGCCAGATCGGCAAACTGCTCGACATCCAGACCGAGTGGCGACTCTGCTTCAGCCCGGGATTGGATCCCTGGATCGCCAACAGCGGGGTGCTCAGGGAGTTGGGCAGCCATGAATTCGACCGCGCCCGGCACCTCACCGGCTGGCAATTCCTGCGTCTGTCCTGCTCTCTGCGGTCGGCGCCCGGCTCCAAGAACAGGAGCTTGTCCGGACGGAAGAACCCGGAGACATTTGCTTCGGTGCTGGCCGAGACGTCCGATGGGGCTGTTGGGAACGTTCGCTTGTTGATCAGCCCGGGCCAACCGGAACGGAGAATCGTCCTCGGCGGAGTGGAGGGAACATTGACTCTGCGCGGACAGTGGGTGACCGTGCCGCAGGACCGGGACAGCCAACGCCGGATGACACTGTGCAACGAGCTGCAGGTGATCCGGCAACGGTCCCGGGACAAGGATCCGGCCGTGCTGGACGTGGCTGACGCGGATTGCCAACCGGCAGAGGTGCTTTCGGGACAGCACACCTGGAACCGGCTGATTGCCGATTTTGTGTCAGCCGTTCGCAATGGAGACCGGGCGCATTGCAGCCTGCCCCACCTCCCGCATATCTCCGACGGGCTGGCTGCGCAGCGGTTGATTCGGGCCTGCGAAGTGTCCAGCGCCGAAGGGCGCTGGATCGACCTGGCCCCTCGGAGCAATGACTCGGCCGTGCGCTCCGGTGGGAAGGCTTAACCCGCATTTCTCACCAGGGGGCATGATCATGGCGCAGGAATTTTCCCTTCAGCGCGTGCTCGCGACCGAAGAGCGTAGCGGTTTCTACGGTCGAGGGAGCATGTGCGCGCTGAAGGGAAAAGGACAAGCCAGGGCATGCCCAGCGCCGTCTGTAATCCGAAACCCCTTGACACGGAGCCAATCAAGGTGCTGAAGATAATCTGCTTCCTGTGATGCCTTCAGCGGCCTGGTGAGAAATGCGGGTTAACCCCTGGTCCCGGAAAGGTGCATCGGCACCGAGGGTCAGAGGAGTTCGAACGATGTGGCTTCGCTTGGCGCTGGCGCTGACGTTGCCGTCTCTCCCAGCGTGGGGAGGCACCGCAGAGGAGGCCCGAAGAGAATTCTTCGAAAAGAGAATTCGTCCGGTTCTGGCCACCCACTGCACCTCCTGCCATGGTCCCGAGAGGCAGGAATCGAGCCTCCGGCTGGACACCCGGTACTTCCTGCTCAAGGGCGGCAGGTCAGGGCCGGTGGTGATGCCCGGCCAACCCCTCCAAAGTCGACTCTACCAGGCCGTCGCCTACCGCGACCCGCATTTGAAGATGCCGCCGACGGGGCCTCTACCTTCATCGGCCGTCGAGGACATACGCGCCTGGATTGAAGCCGGAGCCCCCTGGCCCGCAGCGGAGCCTGCCCCGATTTCCGGAGCTTCCGCCGAAGCGTTCGATCTTGCAGAACGCAAGCAGCGGCACCCCTGGATATGGGAGCCCCCGCTCAGCCAATCGCCGCCCTCCACCCGGGACAGTCGCTGGCCCCGGGATCCCGTCGACCGGTTTCTGCTGTCCAAGCTCGAGCCCAAGGGCCTGACTCCCGCTCCGGCCGCGGACCGCCGGACCTGGCTGCGCCGGGTCTCCTTCGCCTTGACGGGCCTGCCTCCCTCTCCGGAAGAAATTCAGCGGTTCGTCAACGACCGACGACCTGGCGCCCACGCCCTTGTGGTGGATCGCCTTCTGGCATCGCCCCGATTCGGCGAACGCTGGGCCCGGCACTGGATGGACCTGGTGCACTACGCCGAATCGCGGGGTCACGAAACCGATTTCCTCATCGCCAACGCCTTCCAGTATCGCGATTACCTGGTGCGGGCGTTCAACGCCGATATTCCCTACCGGCAACTGGTAGCGGAGCACGTTGCGGGCGACCTGCTGCCGGCTCCCCGAGTAGACCCGACTACCGGGGCCAACGAATCGGTGATTGCCACCGGTTGGCCCTTTTTCGGTGAAGAGGAAGACTCGCCGGTTGACCTGCGCCAGGATGAAATCGAACGACTCGACAACCGAATCGACGTGTTGAGCAAGACCTTCCTTGGATTGACGGTATCCTGCGCCCGCTGCCACGACCACAAGTTCGACGCCATTTCGCAGCGGGATTACTATGCCTTGTTCGGTTTCCTGCTGAGCTCCAGCTATCGCCAGGTGCGCTTTCAGTCCATGGAGCACAACCGGAAGGTGGCTCTCGAACTGGAGGCCCTGGCGTCGGAGCATCGGCCCCGAATTCTTAAGGCGGTGGGGTTGGCCCGGAAGCCGCACCTGCAACAAACGGCTGCCTACCTGACGGCGGTTCGGGACCTCGTCGAAGCCGAAAGGGAAACCGGATGCCGCTTCGACGACGGCGGATCGCTGCTGGAGTCGGTCGCCTGGCCCGGGCGCCTCGAGGTGAGGCTGCTGAAACACTGGACCAAGGCTGTCAAGAACGCCCTCGAGGACCCGTCCGACCCGCTGCACCCCATTGCCCGGGTGGTCCACCATTGGGACGGTCGCGACCCGCAAGGTGTTTCCAGAGTCCTGAAGGAGGTGTTGGATCCCTGGCGCAAGCAACTCAGCCTGAAGAAGATCCTGGAGGCCTCGGGTGCTCGGATCATTCAAGACTACACGAGCCTGAGCCCCCGTGACTGGCGGGTGGACGGACCCGGATTCGGCAGCCGTCC harbors:
- a CDS encoding CoA-acylating methylmalonate-semialdehyde dehydrogenase; translation: MPEAIEVLNFFNGAWSHSLGKDSLKIVNPATGEKLAHNPLGDAGDVSRVVDAAARAFPGWRRTPPGERVQYLFKFKQLLEEHFEEIARLTTREHGKTLAESRGELRRGIENVEVACGIPTLMQGYNLEDVARGIDEIMIRQPLGVVAAVTPFNFPSMIPLWFLPYALACGNTFVLKPSERVPLTMRRVFELLEQLHLPPGVVNLLNGNREVVDALIDHPEVRAISFVGSTAVARHVYGRGAAQGKRVQCQGGAKNHVVVLPDADMPTTTQIVSDSAFGCAGQRCLAVSAAVTVGEAREPFTRSVAEMARSIRVGYGLEEGVQMGPVVSRESQQRIEGAIGRGASEGAEVLVDGRNPSIPNYERGFFVSPTILDGVPPGSETSRTEIFGPVLSLFHVDSVEDAIEVVAGNPYGNAASIFTGSGAAARKFRYEVPVGNVGVNIGVAAPMAYFPFSGWKDSFLGVLHGQGRDAVEFYTEKKVVIERWPREWSRRF
- a CDS encoding HNH endonuclease; translated protein: MESTLLLNSSFEPLRVISWQRAITLLFAGKVEVIEEYSREIRSVTFSVKLPSVLRLLRYVKVKKSRMIKFSRANIYARDRHRCQYCGSARRGDELTFDHVIPVSRGGGKSWDNIVTACIACNRKKGGRTPEEAGMRLIRKPSEPEWVPNLNLTLVFRNAPDTWRDYLYWNVELET
- a CDS encoding CarD family transcriptional regulator, whose product is MAQVTTNSFAIGEKVVYPNHGVGVIEQIDRRSISGKLEAFYHLKIAANNMMVMIPATNATDVGLRRLIKKAEVTKVLKHLKNTKVNNATDWKNRFKENSEKMRTGCIFQVADVLKSLSLLSVNRILSFREKKMLDRARQLIVSELATVSDVSEDQAQQLIDGALIQA
- a CDS encoding helix-turn-helix transcriptional regulator, whose amino-acid sequence is MKKHRKRVYTISNVAAAYDIHPQTLRLYEKHGLLKPSRSQGNTRLYSERDLHRLELILNLTRELGVNLAGVEIILNMRAKMEKMQQEVREFLQVIGSELAEQSPRFDSKAENALVRTAPSKIIRLDRR
- a CDS encoding DegT/DnrJ/EryC1/StrS family aminotransferase, which produces MKQKLAILGGDPAMPEGIERARWPRYSQAELDELCRVLREEQLGGCDAPQIAALEQEWSQRMDIPYCCAVGAGSDALHMALWAAGVGPGDEVLVPAYTFLSGALTVLHQGAVPVFVDVHPDSCNMDPAQIERHITSRTKAILPVHLSGLPADMDEINAVARQHDLAVIEDAAHAPGATYKGRSVGNLGDAAAFSINAMKNLPAGEAGIFATRHRHFFERVDGLWLRVRFHRPREEQKYPLATLGHNYRCSVVSAALARGQLARIDELNGERQALCERLTGQIQDLPGVIPPRVPPDRSHAYHLYRVRFDPRAAGLDLKPSEFRAKVVAALGAEGVLCRSWMNWTIPSLPLFTRPEDFEANHPWRRPWPADRVYDPRDYPEATRLVEETSLVMEAPTAASRQVIDFMGEGFRKVFSRIDEVAKLQLPGELLDGGAANLDEIRRWLGTPLPVQPT
- a CDS encoding Gfo/Idh/MocA family oxidoreductase; this translates as MANSLRVGIIGTGRAGRCQARAFERLPDVGVTALWNRTRAKAERLAADLKAPGLTVFDDWRQMIDRSRVDIISIATDPVLRLEPFAYALANGRHVLVEKPLAWDLPEAEAMARAAGEAETVTAISFNWRYSPACLTLWRALREGQIGKLLDIQTEWRLCFSPGLDPWIANSGVLRELGSHEFDRARHLTGWQFLRLSCSLRSAPGSKNRSLSGRKNPETFASVLAETSDGAVGNVRLLISPGQPERRIVLGGVEGTLTLRGQWVTVPQDRDSQRRMTLCNELQVIRQRSRDKDPAVLDVADADCQPAEVLSGQHTWNRLIADFVSAVRNGDRAHCSLPHLPHISDGLAAQRLIRACEVSSAEGRWIDLAPRSNDSAVRSGGKA
- a CDS encoding GNAT family protein, which codes for MEARLRALEPGDIDSLIRWVNDAAVTLYLSQAVAYPASGSDGYRWLEELSRSHTERVFAIETREGRPIGSVGLHAIRWVDRKAELAVMIGEREYWNRGYGTWAVQEMLRRGFEEMSLQRIYLRVASNHDAAIRVYRKCGFQSEGLLRKDRYVGRGYADTLMMSVLKEEFAAGESGVRTT
- a CDS encoding ATP-binding protein encodes the protein MEAVSECPECGGSGWKRMDQAGRRGVARCPCREQSKMQQLIEAARIPPRYQECRFESFFPHRKHPTLGKAKTMASRFVEDYPVVDCGLLILGDCGVGKTHLAVSIIRALMLRYGTWCVFYDFRELLKQIQSSFNPVSGTTEWQILEPVLQCDVLLLDDLGAERPTDWVRDTFAYIINHRYNQKRTTLITSNFKDGESKIRKLSDGSVVAGQETLAERIGDRLRSRLYEMCKVIRISANDFRVEIKQAQYK